A single Ziziphus jujuba cultivar Dongzao chromosome 11, ASM3175591v1 DNA region contains:
- the LOC107431681 gene encoding non-specific lipid transfer protein GPI-anchored 14 yields MTSKRVIVFCIVVASLAAAMGTLEDEEQECVDQLANLASCIPFVSGTAKKPTPECCEDTRKVKATKPKCLCVLIKESTDPSMGLPVNTTLAVQMPSACNINDAKVSDCPSILDLPPNSPDAKIFKEADPDSTRSTTSSSSPTDDTPSNTSASISPTGQSTSSPSSSSGSTDSKTDPSSNGGAKLKISETLNMLVMMVVFVASWKFI; encoded by the exons atgacaagcaAGAGGGTAATAGTATTTTGCATAGTAGTGGCTTCATTAGCCGCAGCAATGGGAACATTGGAGGATGAAGAGCAGGAATGTGTGGACCAGCTTGCAAACCTTGCTTCTTGTATTCCATTCGTGAGCGGCACCGCAAAGAAGCCGACACCAGAGTGCTGCGAAGACACCCGCAAAGTGAAGGCTACAAAACCCAAGTGCTTGTGTGTTCTCATCAAAGAGAGCACTGATCCTTCTATGGGCCTCCCTGTCAATACCACTTTAGCCGTGCAAATGCCCTCTGCTTGCAACATCAACGATGCCAAAGTCTCTGACTGCCCTT CTATTTTGGACCTGCCACCAAATTCTCCGGACGCGAAGATCTTTAAAGAAGCAGACCCAGATTCTACCCGTAGTACTACATCATCCTCCTCACCAACTGATGATACTCCAAGCAATACTTCTGCTTCCATCTCACCAACTGGCCAGTCAACTTCTTCTCCATCATCCTCTTCTGGGTCGACTGATTCAAAGACGGATCCAAGCAGCAATGGTGGAGCAAAGTTGAAAATAAGTGAGACTTTAAATATGCTGGTAATGATGGTGGTTTTTGTGGCATCATGGAAGTTCATTTGA